One window of the Anaerolineales bacterium genome contains the following:
- a CDS encoding undecaprenyl-diphosphate phosphatase, producing MRMACAALSAGFFQAPACRTAWAALRRQCGNGGAGGFYGSTCHVSPGTDFEYYCPPEEYPAMLSTFVEAVILGLIQGATEFIPVSSSAHLVVVPWLFGWSDPALTSLPFDIALHLGTLAAVLIFFAKDWVRLLRAFFQSAVQRRIQPDPGRRLAWLLLLGTIPGALAGYLFEGAIDDLFHTPGAPIAPAAMLAMAGIVAVFGAILLLADRAARHIRELEELTLFQTVLIGLAQALAVFPGVSRSGATIAAGLALGFKREDAARFSFLLSAPIIAGAGLKSAFDIFSDLKTGALSGSDMLLFAAGFLAAAVSGYFCIRFLLRYLQKNKIDLFVFYRWGLAAVIAAAALLRG from the coding sequence CGCCCGCCTGCCGGACGGCTTGGGCGGCTTTGCGTCGGCAGTGCGGAAACGGCGGCGCCGGAGGTTTCTATGGGAGTACTTGCCACGTATCCCCCGGGACGGATTTCGAGTATTATTGCCCGCCGGAGGAGTATCCCGCCATGCTGTCCACCTTCGTCGAAGCCGTAATTCTGGGTCTGATTCAGGGAGCCACGGAATTCATTCCCGTCTCCAGCTCCGCCCACCTGGTCGTCGTTCCCTGGCTGTTCGGCTGGAGCGATCCGGCCCTGACCAGCCTTCCATTCGATATCGCATTGCACCTCGGCACGCTCGCCGCCGTGTTGATCTTCTTCGCCAAGGATTGGGTCCGCCTGCTCCGCGCTTTTTTTCAAAGCGCCGTGCAACGCCGGATCCAGCCGGATCCCGGACGGCGTCTGGCCTGGCTGCTTCTTCTGGGGACGATCCCTGGCGCCCTCGCCGGATACCTTTTCGAAGGCGCGATCGACGATTTGTTCCACACACCCGGCGCTCCCATCGCGCCGGCCGCGATGCTGGCCATGGCCGGGATCGTCGCCGTTTTCGGCGCGATCCTGCTTCTGGCGGACCGCGCCGCGCGCCACATCCGGGAACTCGAGGAGCTGACTCTTTTTCAGACGGTCTTGATCGGACTGGCGCAGGCGCTGGCGGTATTCCCCGGCGTTTCGCGCTCGGGCGCGACGATCGCCGCCGGCTTGGCGCTCGGCTTCAAGCGCGAAGACGCCGCGCGTTTTTCTTTTTTGCTTTCGGCGCCGATCATCGCCGGCGCGGGCTTGAAAAGCGCGTTCGACATCTTCTCGGACCTAAAAACCGGCGCGCTTTCGGGCTCGGACATGCTTCTGTTTGCGGCCGGTTTCCTCGCCGCGGCCGTCAGCGGCTACTTTTGCATCCGGTTCCTGCTGAGGTATCTGCAAAAAAACAAAATCGACCTGTTTGTGTTCTATCGATGGGGGTTGGCGGCGGTGATTGCGGCGGCGGCGCTGCTGCGCGGGTGA